In Oryzias melastigma strain HK-1 linkage group LG16, ASM292280v2, whole genome shotgun sequence, a single genomic region encodes these proteins:
- the LOC112143179 gene encoding A-agglutinin anchorage subunit isoform X2: MMAVTNLMKVTGFLHLLLVGFLLPPSLVSGQNSTTSTNSTSSGSQSTSATQLSSSSSTMVQSSSVTPSSQSTATSTNSVMASSSSASGGSTGSNWTSGTNYSSDMLYCPSFTCSYSQCYSKYSSENATSCSSNYNCQLLRTADMQYNVSCSSSCAMSCVNSSDTNCSVKCCNSTGCLNDTFASMMTMTTGTAISTITTTRAPQPTTAIVMTTTNNGNKCVMGTCMGETCYSSFNRQNFETCTSSKPNCQLKKETVNSAVQWTAGCANCTGSPSCTASTQPPCFLECCIASKTSCLMLNGTLNVPSFAVKGPHTQLITYLLCVISSAALFFIL, encoded by the exons ATGATGGCTGTGACTAATTTGATGAAGGTTAcag GTTTTCTGCACTTGCTTCTTGTGGGATTCCTTCTGCCTCCATCCCTAGTATCTGGACAAAACTCCACTACGTCCACAAATTCCACTTCTTCTGGGTCCCAAAGTACCTCGGCAACCCAACTCTCTTCCAGCTCCAGCACTATGGTCCAGTCCTCTTCTGTTACTCCATCTTCACAAAGCACAGCAACGTCCACAAATTCCGTGATGGCCTCCAGCAGTTCTGCTTCTGGAG GGAGCACAGGCTCAAACTGGACTTCTGGGACGAATTATTCATCTGATATG ctATACTGCCCCTCGTTCACCTGCTCCTACTCCCAATGCTACTCAAAGTACTCCAGTGAGAATGCCACTTCCTGCTCTTCTAACTACAACTGCCAG CTACTGAGGACAGCAGACATGCAGTACAAtgtcagctgcagctcctcttgTGCAATGAGCTGTGTCAACAGCTCTGACACCAACTGCTCTGTGAAATGCTGCAACTCCACTGGATGTCTCAATGACACTTTTGCATCCATGATGACAATGACCACAG GCACTGCAATatcaacaataacaacaacaagAGCTCCTCAACCCACCACTGCAATTGTCATGACAACAACCAATAAT GGAAACAAATGTGTGATGGGAACATGTATGGGGGAGACCTGCTACTCAAGTTTTAACAGACAAAACTTTGAAACATGCACCTCTTCGAAGCCCAACTGTCAG TTGAAAAAGGAGACGGTGAACTCTGCAGTACAGTGGACAGCAGGTTGTGCAAACTGCACCGGCTCCCCCTCCTGCACGGCTTCTACGCAACCTCCATGTTTTCTGGAGTGCTGCATCGCCTCCAAGACCTCCTGCCTTATGCTCAATGGAACTCTCAATGTCCCCTCTTTTGCTGTGAAAGGCCCCCACACACAACTGATCACTTACTTACTCTGCGTGATTTCCTCTGCTgcactgtttttcattttgtag
- the LOC112143179 gene encoding putative GPI-anchored protein pfl2 isoform X1 — MMAVTNLMKVTGFLHLLLVGFLLPPSLVSGQNSTTSTNSTSSGSQSTSATQLSSSSSTMVQSSSVTPSSQSTATSTNSVMASSSSASGGSTGSNWTSGTNYSSDMLYCPSFTCSYSQCYSKYSSENATSCSSNYNCQLLRTADMQYNVSCSSSCAMSCVNSSDTNCSVKCCNSTGCLNDTFASMMTMTTAGTAISTITTTRAPQPTTAIVMTTTNNGNKCVMGTCMGETCYSSFNRQNFETCTSSKPNCQLKKETVNSAVQWTAGCANCTGSPSCTASTQPPCFLECCIASKTSCLMLNGTLNVPSFAVKGPHTQLITYLLCVISSAALFFIL; from the exons ATGATGGCTGTGACTAATTTGATGAAGGTTAcag GTTTTCTGCACTTGCTTCTTGTGGGATTCCTTCTGCCTCCATCCCTAGTATCTGGACAAAACTCCACTACGTCCACAAATTCCACTTCTTCTGGGTCCCAAAGTACCTCGGCAACCCAACTCTCTTCCAGCTCCAGCACTATGGTCCAGTCCTCTTCTGTTACTCCATCTTCACAAAGCACAGCAACGTCCACAAATTCCGTGATGGCCTCCAGCAGTTCTGCTTCTGGAG GGAGCACAGGCTCAAACTGGACTTCTGGGACGAATTATTCATCTGATATG ctATACTGCCCCTCGTTCACCTGCTCCTACTCCCAATGCTACTCAAAGTACTCCAGTGAGAATGCCACTTCCTGCTCTTCTAACTACAACTGCCAG CTACTGAGGACAGCAGACATGCAGTACAAtgtcagctgcagctcctcttgTGCAATGAGCTGTGTCAACAGCTCTGACACCAACTGCTCTGTGAAATGCTGCAACTCCACTGGATGTCTCAATGACACTTTTGCATCCATGATGACAATGACCACAG CAGGCACTGCAATatcaacaataacaacaacaagAGCTCCTCAACCCACCACTGCAATTGTCATGACAACAACCAATAAT GGAAACAAATGTGTGATGGGAACATGTATGGGGGAGACCTGCTACTCAAGTTTTAACAGACAAAACTTTGAAACATGCACCTCTTCGAAGCCCAACTGTCAG TTGAAAAAGGAGACGGTGAACTCTGCAGTACAGTGGACAGCAGGTTGTGCAAACTGCACCGGCTCCCCCTCCTGCACGGCTTCTACGCAACCTCCATGTTTTCTGGAGTGCTGCATCGCCTCCAAGACCTCCTGCCTTATGCTCAATGGAACTCTCAATGTCCCCTCTTTTGCTGTGAAAGGCCCCCACACACAACTGATCACTTACTTACTCTGCGTGATTTCCTCTGCTgcactgtttttcattttgtag